Proteins from a single region of Haloplanus sp. GDY1:
- the lysX gene encoding lysine biosynthesis protein LysX — translation MHVGLLYSRIRRDEKLLLSELRDRDHEVTKIDVRKEQFNIGEAPEAFDDVDIAVDRCLATSRSRYVTRFLDAYGVPVINAADTAELCADKVKNSLVLEDAGVPTPNTDVAFTTDSALESIEAFGYPCVLKPVIGSWGRLMAKVDSRSAAEAILEHKATLGHYEHKVFYIQEFVEKPGRDIRVVATDGEPVAAMTRSSDHWLTNAAKGGEVNEFEVTDEVADLVKRASDAVGGGLLGVDLMETGDSYTVHEVNHTVEFKALDSCVDFDVPATIVDWLETKAAQEATA, via the coding sequence ATGCACGTCGGACTGCTGTACTCGCGGATCCGGCGGGACGAGAAGCTCCTGCTCTCGGAACTCCGGGACCGCGACCACGAGGTGACGAAAATCGACGTCCGGAAGGAGCAGTTCAACATCGGCGAGGCGCCCGAGGCGTTCGACGACGTCGACATCGCGGTCGACCGCTGTCTGGCGACGAGTCGGAGCCGCTACGTGACGCGCTTCCTCGACGCCTACGGCGTGCCCGTGATCAACGCGGCCGACACCGCCGAACTCTGTGCGGACAAGGTGAAAAACAGCCTCGTGCTGGAGGACGCGGGCGTGCCGACGCCGAACACCGACGTGGCCTTCACGACCGACAGCGCCCTCGAATCCATCGAGGCCTTCGGCTACCCCTGCGTCCTCAAGCCGGTCATCGGCTCCTGGGGGCGGCTGATGGCCAAGGTGGACTCCCGGAGCGCCGCCGAGGCCATCCTCGAACACAAGGCCACCCTCGGCCACTACGAGCACAAGGTGTTCTACATCCAGGAGTTCGTCGAGAAGCCCGGGCGCGACATCCGCGTCGTCGCCACCGACGGCGAACCGGTCGCGGCGATGACGCGCAGTTCCGACCACTGGCTCACCAACGCGGCGAAGGGCGGCGAGGTGAACGAGTTCGAGGTGACCGACGAGGTGGCGGACCTGGTGAAACGCGCCTCCGACGCCGTCGGCGGCGGGTTGCTCGGCGTCGACCTGATGGAGACGGGCGACTCCTACACCGTCCACGAGGTGAACCACACGGTGGAGTTCAAGGCGCTCGACTCCTGTGTCGACTTCGACGTGCCCGCGACCATCGTCGACTGGCTGGAGACCAAGGCGGCACAGGAGGCGACGGCGTGA
- the argC gene encoding N-acetyl-gamma-glutamyl-phosphate reductase — protein MTHAASVVGASGFAGGELLRLLDGHPEFEVAQATSRSYERKTVGHQHPNLRGMDLRFTSPTDLESVDVLFAATPHGVSMERIDDFRDAADTVVDLSADFRLGSEEQYDEWYDGHERPELLAEAEYALPELNRESLAGADLIASGGCNATATILGLKPLFDAGILAGDERVVVDVKVGSSEGGAGGGAASSHPERSGIVRPYAPTGHRHEAEIEEFLGLSVSFTVHAVDMTRGAAATCHVFPDGPVKKKELWGAYRESYGDEPFMRTVAGGGGVYRYPEPKAVAGTNYGEVGFELDPGNRRLVVFSAIDNMMKGSAGQAVHAANVALGIEETAGLEFQGLHPVGAP, from the coding sequence GTGACCCACGCCGCGAGCGTCGTCGGCGCCAGCGGCTTCGCCGGCGGCGAACTCCTCCGGCTGCTCGACGGCCACCCGGAGTTCGAGGTGGCCCAGGCGACGAGTCGGAGCTACGAGCGCAAGACGGTGGGCCACCAACACCCCAACCTCCGCGGGATGGACCTCCGTTTCACCTCGCCGACGGACCTCGAGTCCGTGGACGTGCTGTTCGCGGCGACGCCCCACGGCGTCTCGATGGAGCGCATCGACGACTTCCGGGACGCGGCCGACACGGTGGTCGACCTGAGCGCGGACTTCCGGCTCGGGAGCGAGGAGCAGTACGACGAGTGGTACGACGGCCACGAGCGGCCCGAACTGCTCGCCGAGGCGGAGTACGCCCTGCCGGAGCTCAACCGCGAGAGCCTCGCCGGCGCGGACCTGATCGCCTCCGGCGGCTGCAACGCGACGGCGACCATCCTGGGGTTGAAGCCCCTGTTCGACGCCGGGATCCTCGCGGGCGACGAGCGGGTCGTCGTCGACGTGAAGGTGGGCTCCTCGGAGGGGGGCGCCGGCGGCGGCGCGGCCTCCTCGCACCCCGAGCGGTCGGGGATCGTCCGCCCGTACGCCCCGACGGGCCACCGCCACGAGGCCGAAATCGAGGAGTTCCTGGGGCTCTCCGTCTCCTTCACCGTCCACGCGGTGGACATGACCCGCGGCGCCGCCGCGACCTGTCACGTCTTCCCGGACGGGCCGGTGAAGAAGAAGGAACTGTGGGGCGCCTACCGCGAGAGCTACGGCGACGAACCCTTCATGCGCACCGTCGCCGGCGGTGGCGGCGTCTACCGCTACCCCGAACCGAAGGCGGTGGCGGGCACCAACTACGGCGAAGTGGGCTTCGAACTCGATCCCGGGAACCGCCGGCTCGTGGTCTTCTCGGCCATCGACAACATGATGAAGGGGTCGGCCGGGCAGGCGGTCCACGCCGCGAACGTCGCGCTCGGCATCGAGGAGACGGCCGGCCTGGAGTTCCAGGGACTCCACCCCGTGGGGGCGCCGTAA
- a CDS encoding DUF6360 family protein encodes MPIRLLDVNAYTTFDFVSGRAVGPDWSDESAAVVDVDRPEEAPGTVRLRLEFDGADLDHVAPHADHLTLSPEQARGLAAALERHAASAEAGDEVPGGRGR; translated from the coding sequence ATGCCCATCAGACTACTCGACGTGAACGCGTACACGACCTTCGACTTCGTCTCCGGGCGGGCCGTCGGCCCCGACTGGAGCGACGAGTCGGCGGCCGTCGTCGACGTCGACCGCCCGGAGGAGGCGCCGGGGACGGTCAGGCTCCGACTGGAGTTCGACGGCGCGGATCTCGATCACGTCGCGCCCCACGCCGACCACCTGACGCTGTCGCCCGAACAGGCCCGCGGCCTCGCCGCGGCACTGGAGCGTCACGCCGCGAGCGCCGAGGCCGGCGACGAGGTTCCCGGGGGGCGGGGCCGGTGA
- a CDS encoding aspartate aminotransferase family protein yields the protein MSGFVFSEKPIGIERGEGVTLYADDGTEYLDFGASYAVASVGHCHPRVVDAVRSQAEDLLYVQASYPVAARTELYEKLAAVSPPGLDNVWLCNSGTEANEAAMKFARNATGRSKIVATRRGFHGRTLGALAMTWKDKYKAPFEPLAGDVEFVSYGDAEELADAVDEETAAVFLEPIQGEGGIHPADPTYLRRAREVTEEAGAALVFDEIQTGVGRTGTLWACERAEVEPDILTTAKGIASGLPLGAAVCADWIADADPEHGSTFSGGPVVCAAANATLDVVVEEDLPTHAADVGSYLMEELEAADLPIRDVRGRGLMIGVEVKRGSNRLLRDLALEEGILALPAGRTVLRLLPPLIVEESHADRFVDALEAVL from the coding sequence ATGAGCGGGTTCGTCTTCTCGGAGAAACCGATCGGCATCGAACGCGGCGAGGGGGTCACCCTCTACGCCGACGACGGCACCGAGTACCTGGACTTCGGCGCGAGTTACGCCGTCGCGTCCGTGGGCCACTGTCACCCGCGGGTCGTCGACGCCGTGCGGTCGCAGGCCGAGGACCTGCTGTACGTCCAGGCGTCCTACCCGGTCGCGGCGCGGACGGAACTGTACGAGAAGCTGGCGGCGGTGTCGCCGCCCGGCCTCGACAACGTCTGGCTGTGTAACTCCGGCACGGAGGCCAACGAGGCGGCGATGAAGTTCGCGCGCAACGCCACCGGGCGGTCGAAGATCGTCGCCACCCGCCGGGGGTTCCACGGCCGCACCCTCGGCGCCCTCGCGATGACGTGGAAGGACAAGTACAAGGCGCCGTTCGAACCGCTCGCGGGTGACGTGGAGTTCGTCTCCTACGGCGACGCCGAGGAACTCGCCGACGCGGTCGACGAGGAGACCGCGGCGGTCTTCCTCGAACCCATCCAGGGCGAGGGCGGCATCCACCCCGCGGATCCGACGTACCTGCGCCGGGCGCGCGAGGTGACCGAGGAGGCGGGCGCGGCGCTGGTCTTCGACGAGATCCAGACCGGCGTCGGCCGGACGGGGACGCTCTGGGCCTGCGAGCGCGCCGAGGTCGAGCCGGACATCCTCACGACGGCGAAGGGGATCGCCAGCGGCCTGCCGCTGGGCGCGGCGGTCTGTGCGGACTGGATCGCCGACGCCGACCCCGAACACGGGTCGACGTTCAGCGGGGGGCCGGTGGTCTGTGCCGCGGCCAACGCCACCCTCGACGTCGTCGTCGAGGAGGACCTCCCGACCCACGCCGCCGACGTGGGGAGCTACCTGATGGAGGAGCTCGAGGCGGCCGACCTCCCGATCCGCGACGTGCGGGGACGGGGGCTGATGATCGGCGTCGAGGTGAAGCGGGGGTCGAACCGCCTGCTCCGCGACCTGGCGCTGGAGGAGGGGATCCTCGCGCTCCCGGCTGGGCGGACGGTCCTGCGCCTGTTGCCGCCGCTGATCGTCGAGGAGAGCCACGCCGACCGCTTCGTCGACGCGCTGGAGGCGGTACTGTGA
- a CDS encoding acetylglutamate/acetylaminoadipate kinase: MTVVVKIGGAKAVDPAGAVGDVADLVASGEPVVVVHGGSTAVDDLLSRLDIDPTYVETPDGVVGRFTDEATMEAFTMAMGKVNTDLVAAFREAGVDAVGLSGVDGGLVTGARKSAVRVVEDGKKKIKRGDHSGRIESVNAELLETLLADGYTPVTGPPMLADDGVPVNTDADRAAAAVAGALGARLVVLTDVAGVYADPEDPATLIESVTTPAEYDALTDAAEGFMRKKVMAATEALESGSPEVVVADANADAPVTGALGSGGTHVHASALEDT, from the coding sequence ATGACGGTCGTGGTCAAGATCGGCGGCGCGAAGGCGGTCGATCCGGCCGGCGCCGTCGGCGACGTCGCGGACCTCGTCGCGTCGGGCGAACCCGTCGTCGTCGTCCACGGCGGGTCGACGGCGGTCGACGACCTGCTTTCCCGCCTCGACATCGACCCCACGTACGTCGAGACGCCGGACGGCGTCGTCGGCCGGTTCACCGACGAGGCGACGATGGAGGCGTTCACGATGGCGATGGGGAAGGTGAACACCGACCTCGTGGCCGCGTTCCGCGAGGCGGGCGTCGACGCCGTCGGCCTCTCGGGGGTCGACGGCGGCCTCGTCACGGGCGCGCGGAAGTCCGCGGTGCGGGTGGTCGAGGACGGCAAGAAGAAGATCAAGCGCGGCGACCACTCGGGGAGGATCGAGTCGGTCAACGCCGAATTGCTGGAGACGCTGCTGGCGGACGGCTACACGCCCGTCACCGGGCCGCCGATGCTCGCCGACGACGGCGTGCCGGTCAACACGGACGCCGACCGGGCGGCCGCGGCCGTCGCGGGCGCCCTCGGCGCGCGGCTGGTCGTCCTCACCGACGTGGCCGGGGTGTACGCGGATCCGGAGGATCCGGCGACGCTGATCGAATCGGTGACTACCCCCGCGGAGTACGACGCGCTGACCGACGCCGCGGAGGGGTTCATGAGGAAGAAGGTGATGGCCGCGACGGAGGCCCTGGAGTCGGGGTCGCCCGAGGTGGTCGTCGCCGACGCCAACGCCGACGCGCCCGTGACGGGGGCGCTCGGGAGCGGCGGAACACACGTTCACGCGAGCGCACTGGAGGACACATGA
- the cobA gene encoding uroporphyrinogen-III C-methyltransferase, with protein MRPGTVSLVGAGPGDPELVTVKARRLLDEADAVLYDSLVPEAIRDLAPSSVERIDVGKRGDGERTTQAEINRVMVRRASAGEDLVRLKSGDPCVFGRGGEEAEHLAAAGIPVEVVPGVTSAVAGPGLAGVPATHRDHASSLTVVTGHEDPTKADSALDWDALARTVTAGGTLVILMGVGRLPDNVAALRAGGVDADTPVAMIERASRPEEFAVTGTLDSITERAREVGIDPPAVTVVGDVVSVRDRVTDALRAAGTARSSGGAVRDDPAVPTE; from the coding sequence ATGCGGCCCGGAACGGTGTCTCTCGTCGGCGCGGGACCGGGCGACCCCGAACTCGTGACGGTGAAGGCCCGGCGCCTGCTCGACGAGGCCGACGCCGTGCTGTACGACTCGCTGGTGCCCGAGGCGATCCGGGACCTGGCGCCGTCGTCGGTCGAGCGGATCGACGTGGGCAAGCGGGGCGACGGCGAGCGGACGACGCAGGCGGAGATCAACCGCGTGATGGTCAGGCGGGCGAGCGCCGGCGAGGACCTAGTGCGACTCAAGAGCGGCGACCCCTGCGTGTTCGGCCGCGGCGGCGAGGAGGCCGAACACCTCGCGGCGGCGGGGATTCCCGTCGAGGTCGTCCCGGGCGTCACGAGCGCCGTGGCGGGGCCGGGGCTGGCGGGCGTGCCGGCGACCCACCGCGACCACGCCTCCAGCCTGACGGTCGTGACGGGCCACGAGGACCCGACCAAGGCCGACAGCGCCCTCGACTGGGACGCCCTCGCGCGGACGGTCACCGCGGGCGGGACGCTGGTGATCCTGATGGGCGTGGGGCGCCTGCCCGACAACGTGGCGGCGCTCCGGGCGGGTGGCGTCGACGCCGACACGCCCGTCGCGATGATCGAGCGCGCCTCCCGTCCGGAGGAGTTCGCGGTCACGGGGACGCTCGATTCGATCACGGAGCGCGCCCGGGAGGTGGGGATCGATCCCCCGGCCGTCACCGTGGTCGGCGACGTGGTCTCGGTACGGGATCGGGTGACGGACGCCCTGCGGGCGGCGGGCACCGCCCGCTCCTCCGGCGGGGCGGTCCGCGACGATCCGGCGGTGCCGACCGAGTGA
- a CDS encoding [LysW]-lysine hydrolase → MSESAAAELTDAQRLLVDLVSIPSPSGEEAAAARRLVDFFEAHDRDVWIDEVGNVHAPANDDVLLTSHIDTVPGDIPVEIEGEGEDRELWGRGSVDATGPLAAMAVAAVATGVSFLGVVGEEVDSRGARHVIESDRAEPGAVVNGEPSGWTGITLGYRGLLAGTYVATSESGHTSRPENNAIQDAMDWWSRVEEEFDPDEYLPVFERVTCKPTSFEGGTSVDGLSVEATMEVQLRVPPKYTVDDVREIADGQLDIGTVHWYDHVPPVMESPRTPVARAFRAAIREAGGDPRLLRKTGTADMNVFASAWDCPMVTYGPGDSDLDHAPDEHLRLAEYDRSIDVLIDVCERLTEVDA, encoded by the coding sequence GTGAGCGAGTCGGCGGCGGCGGAGTTGACCGACGCCCAGCGGCTGCTGGTCGACCTCGTCTCCATCCCCTCGCCATCGGGCGAGGAGGCGGCGGCGGCCCGGCGGCTGGTGGACTTCTTCGAGGCCCACGACCGCGACGTGTGGATCGACGAGGTGGGCAACGTCCACGCGCCGGCGAACGACGACGTCCTCCTGACCTCCCACATCGACACGGTGCCGGGCGACATCCCGGTGGAGATCGAGGGCGAGGGCGAGGACCGCGAACTGTGGGGGCGCGGCAGCGTCGACGCGACCGGGCCGCTCGCGGCGATGGCCGTCGCCGCGGTGGCGACGGGCGTGAGCTTCCTCGGCGTCGTCGGCGAGGAGGTCGACTCCCGGGGCGCGCGCCACGTGATCGAGAGCGACCGCGCGGAACCCGGCGCGGTCGTCAACGGCGAGCCGAGCGGGTGGACGGGCATCACGCTCGGCTACCGCGGCCTGCTGGCGGGGACGTACGTCGCCACCAGCGAGTCGGGCCACACCTCCCGCCCGGAGAACAACGCCATCCAGGACGCGATGGACTGGTGGTCCCGGGTCGAAGAGGAGTTCGACCCCGACGAGTACCTGCCCGTCTTCGAGCGGGTCACCTGCAAACCCACCTCGTTCGAGGGCGGGACCAGCGTCGACGGGCTCTCCGTCGAGGCGACGATGGAGGTACAGCTCAGGGTTCCGCCGAAGTACACCGTCGACGACGTGCGCGAGATCGCCGACGGCCAACTCGACATCGGCACCGTCCACTGGTACGACCACGTCCCCCCGGTGATGGAGAGCCCGCGGACGCCCGTCGCGCGGGCGTTCCGCGCGGCCATCCGGGAGGCGGGCGGCGATCCGCGGCTCCTCCGCAAGACGGGGACGGCCGACATGAACGTCTTCGCCTCGGCGTGGGACTGTCCGATGGTCACCTACGGCCCCGGCGACTCGGACCTGGATCACGCGCCCGACGAACACCTCCGCCTCGCGGAGTACGACCGCTCCATCGACGTGCTGATCGACGTCTGTGAGCGCCTGACGGAGGTGGACGCGTGA
- a CDS encoding argininosuccinate synthase codes for MTRVALAFSGGLDTTVCVPLLEEEWGYDEVVGVTVDVGQPDAEFAEAEETAEALDLEHYVVDAKAEFASQCLESVRANATYQGYPLGTALARPVIAEAILDVARENDCDAVAHGCTGKGNDQLRFEAVWRASDLDVIAPVRELGLTREWEMEYAAEKQLPVEGGNEGVWSIDTNLWSRSIEGGDLEQPGHVPGEEIYDWTRSPSGDSEEVEITFENGYPVAVDGEAMEPIALIEHLNEVAGEYGVGRTDMMEDRMLGLKVRENYEHPAATTLLNAHETLESLVLTKEERDFKRRVDDEWSQKGYEGLVDAPLMEALEGFIDATQTRVTGTVTIRFEGGQARPVGRDSEYAVYDESFASFNTEDVGSITQADATGVAKYHGFQERLAAKVLAEAKGDGTEAVTDGADWSEE; via the coding sequence ATGACACGTGTTGCACTCGCGTTCTCCGGCGGACTCGACACGACAGTATGCGTCCCGCTCCTCGAGGAGGAGTGGGGGTACGACGAGGTCGTCGGCGTCACGGTCGACGTCGGCCAGCCCGACGCGGAGTTCGCCGAGGCCGAGGAGACGGCCGAGGCGCTGGATCTGGAACACTACGTCGTCGACGCCAAGGCGGAGTTCGCGTCGCAGTGTCTGGAGTCGGTCCGGGCGAACGCCACGTATCAGGGCTATCCGCTCGGGACGGCGCTCGCGCGCCCGGTCATCGCCGAGGCCATCCTCGACGTGGCACGGGAGAACGACTGCGACGCCGTCGCCCACGGCTGTACGGGCAAGGGCAACGATCAGTTGCGCTTCGAGGCGGTCTGGCGCGCCTCCGACCTCGACGTGATCGCGCCCGTGCGCGAACTCGGCCTCACCCGCGAGTGGGAGATGGAGTACGCCGCCGAGAAGCAACTCCCGGTGGAGGGCGGCAACGAGGGCGTCTGGAGCATCGACACGAACCTCTGGAGTCGCTCCATCGAGGGCGGCGATCTGGAGCAGCCGGGGCACGTGCCGGGCGAGGAGATCTACGACTGGACGCGCTCGCCGTCGGGCGACAGCGAGGAGGTCGAGATCACCTTCGAGAACGGCTACCCCGTCGCCGTCGACGGCGAGGCGATGGAGCCCATCGCGCTCATCGAACACCTCAACGAGGTGGCCGGGGAGTACGGCGTCGGGCGGACGGACATGATGGAGGATCGGATGCTCGGGCTGAAGGTGCGCGAGAACTACGAGCATCCGGCGGCGACGACGCTCCTGAACGCCCACGAGACGCTGGAGAGCCTCGTCCTGACGAAAGAGGAGCGCGACTTCAAGCGGCGCGTCGACGACGAGTGGTCCCAGAAGGGCTACGAGGGGCTGGTCGACGCGCCCCTGATGGAGGCTCTGGAGGGCTTCATCGACGCGACCCAGACCCGCGTCACCGGCACCGTGACGATCCGGTTCGAGGGCGGACAGGCCCGCCCGGTCGGCCGCGACAGCGAGTACGCCGTCTACGACGAATCCTTCGCCTCCTTCAACACGGAGGACGTGGGGTCGATTACGCAGGCCGACGCGACGGGCGTCGCGAAGTACCACGGCTTCCAGGAGCGTCTGGCGGCGAAGGTGCTCGCGGAAGCGAAAGGCGACGGGACCGAAGCGGTGACCGACGGCGCGGACTGGAGCGAGGAGTGA